The DNA region GGGCGCGGGGTGATGGTGACCGCCATTGAGGCGATGAAGTACCAGGGCATTCCGGTCAACGGCGCACGTGTGGCAGTTCAGGGGTTCGGCAATGCCGGATCAATATCTGCCCTGCTCCTCCACGACGCAGGAGCGAAGATCATCGCGGTCTCCGACTCGAAGGGGGGTATCTTGAACACGAGGGGTCTCGATCCGCACAGCGTGCTCGAGCACAAAATGAAAACAGGTTCAGTCATCGGCTATGAAAACTCGGGCACAATAACTAATGCTGAGCTCCTTGAGCTCGAATGTGATGTCCTCATCCCCGCCGCTCTGGAAAACCAGATTACGGAGAGGAACGCGCCGCGAATAAAGGCCAAGATCATCGCTGAGGCAGCCAATGGGCCTACCACTCCATCAGCGGACAAGATTCTCCACGAGCGCGGAATATTTTGTGTTCCCGATATACTCGCGAACGCGGGCGGTGTCACGGTGTCGTACTTCGAATGGGTACAGGATTTGCAGGCCCTCTTCTGGAGCGAAAATGATATCAACGAGAAGCTGCGCACCATCATGGTCAATAGCTTCGACGCGGTGCTCAGAACCGCCGAGAAGCACAAGGTTGATATGCGCACCGCGGCGTTGATCCTCGCCGTGGGGCGCGTGGCCAGCGCCATGAAAATACGCGGACTGTGGCCTTAAAAGCAGTTACTGGTCACTAGTTACTGGTTTCTAGTGGTATTAAATGAGTTCGCATATAACCGCAACAGCTCGCCTCATGCGCACCCCCCAGAGATCAAAAGAGCGGTGTTTCAAGAAGCTCCTTGTGCGCTATAGGGGGAAGCAGGGGGCGCTGATCCCCCTCCTCCAGAAGACGCAGGAGCTCTTCGGCTACCTCCCTGAAAAGGCGCTGCGGCGCATCGCACAGCAGCTCGGCCTCTCCCCCGCCCAGGTGTACGGCGTGGCGACATTCTACGGGCAGTTTCGCCTCACGCCGGTCGGCAGGAACCTCATCACCGTCTGCCACGGCACCGCCTGCCACGTCGCAGGCGCCGAGCGGATATCCGAGGCGATCGAGCGCGCGCTCAAGATCCAGCCGGGCGGCACCACCCCCGACCGGCGCTTCACCCTGTGCAGCGTCGCCTGCCTCGGCTGCTGCAGCCTCTCCCCCGTCATGATGATCAATAAAACCGTCTACGGGAAGCTCACTCCCGCAGGGACTCCCGCCATTCTCAAGAAATACCGATGAAGAAGAATCCCGCCAAAAAGTTCCGGGTCACAATCGGCCTGAGCTCCTGCGGTGTCGCGGCGGGGGGCGAGACTGTTCTGGAAACATTCAAGGAGGAAATCCGCCGGAGGAAAATCCCCGCGGTTATCGGCACCACCGGCTGCCTCGGGATGTGTCACCGTGAAGTGCTGGTGGAGATCGCCTCCCCCGACGGGCGCTTCTCTCTCTACGGCGAGGTCACGCCGGAGCGCGTTCCACGGATCGTCAGCGAGCACCTCGTCAATGGCGCCCCCGTGGCGAAGTGGCTCGTGGCCGACAATGTTCCGGCGCTGGACTCACTCACCTACTTCGCGAAACAGAAGAAGATTGTGCTGGCGAACTGCGGTTTCATCGATCCCGAGGATATTGCCGACTACGTCGGGAGGGGCGGCTACAACGCGCTCCGCGCGGTCCTCACGCGCTACTCTCCCCGCGCGGTGATTGAAAGCATTTCCGCCTCGGGCCTCCGTGGCCGCGGCGGCGCGGGGTTCCCCACCGGCACAAAGTGGAAAACGACGAGCGAGGCGCCGGGCGCGGAGAAGTACATCATCTGCAACGCCGACGAGGGCGACCCCGGCGCCTTCATGGACCGGAGCGTCCTGGAGGGCGATCCCCACGCGGTGCTGGAGGGGATGGCGATCGCCGGCTACGCGATCGGGGCCACGCGCGGGGTCATCTACGTGAGAGCCGAGTACCCGCTCGCGGTAAAAAGGCTCTCGCTCGCCCTGGCACAAGCCGCAAAAAGCGGGTTCTTGGGGGGAAATATTTTCGGAATGGGCTTCGATTTTTCGATCTCCCTCATGGAGGGCGCGGGGGCGTTTGTGTGCGGCGAGGAAACCGCGCTTATAAAATCACTCGAGGGGGAGCGCGGGATGCCGCGGCTCAGGCCGCCGTTCCCCTCGACGAGGGGCCTCTGGGGGGAACCGACATGCATCAACAACGTGGAAACGCTCGCGAACGTCCCGTGGATCATCAGGAACGGCGCGGATGTGTACGCCGCGATCGGGACAGGGGGGAGCAAGGGGACAAAGGTGTTCGCGCTCGCCGGGAAGATCGCCCGGGGCGGCCTCGTCGAAGTCCCTATGGGTACCACGATCCGGGAGATTGTGGAGGAGATCGGCGGCGGCTCGGCGACCGGCCTCCCCATCAAGGCCGTCCAGATCGGCGGCCCCTCGGGGGGCTGTCTCCCCGCCAGCCTCTTCGACACGCCCATCGACTATGAGTCGCTCAAGGAGAGCGGCGCCATCATGGGGTCCGGGGGCATGATAGTCCTCGACAGCTCGAGCTGCATGGTTGACCTCGCACGGTACTTTCTCGCGTTCACACAGAACGAATCGTGCGGCAAGTGCACCTTCTGCCGCATCGGGACAAAGCGTATGCTCGAGATCCTGGACCGCATCACCAAAGGCCTCGGACGCACCGAAGATCTCGACCTGCTCGAGGAGCTCGCGGAGAAGGTGAAGGTCGCGTCGCTCTGCGGCCTCGGGCAGACGGCGCCCAACCCGGTCCTCACGACGCTCCGTTTCTTCCGGGAAGAATACATGGCCCACATATGCGAGAAGCGTTGCCCGGCAGGGAAATGCAGGGCCCTCATCAGCTACCGCGTCGATGAACTCCGCTGCACGGGGTGCGGCGCGTGCGCGCGCGTCTGCCCGGCGGGGGCGGCCGCGGGGGAGCGCAAGAAGGCGCACCGCATCGACGGGGAAAAGTGCACCCGCTGCGGGCTGTGCGTGGAAGCCTGCAAATTCGGGGCGATAGTGGTGGAATGATCGAGTGAAATCCCAAATCCCAAATCCCAAATCCAAAATAACGGCAGTGGATTACTGCACCTCGACACCGATTCACATCACCATTGACGGGAAACGGATTACGGCATACCGGGGTGACACCATCCTCCAGGCGGCACTCCGGGCGGGGGTCGCCATCCCCACGCTCTGCCACGACGAGAAGCTCGATCCTTACGCCTCCTGCTGGATCTGCGCGGTGAAGGTGAAGGGCGAGAGGCGTCTGAGGCCTGCGTGCGCGACCGTGGTATCCGCCGGCATGGAGATCGCGACTCATGACGAAGAGATTTTCGCCGCGCGCAGGCTCTGCATCGAGCTTTTGCTCTCCGATCACTGCGGCGAGTGTCTTCCACCCTGCCAGCTCGCGTGCCCCGCGGGCTGCGATGCCCGTGGGTATCTCAGCCTGCTCCTC from Candidatus Auribacterota bacterium includes:
- a CDS encoding Glu/Leu/Phe/Val dehydrogenase, whose product is MANQYLAESAWDVALEQLDEVAEKINLDPYVHERLRHPQRELTVSIPVRMDDGTPRVFTGYRVQHSLIRGPSKGGIRYHPDVTLEEIRALAMWMTWKCAVVNIPYGGAKGGVICNPKEMSMRELENLTRRYAVEISIIIGPTKDIPAPDVYTDAQTMAWIMDTISMTTGWCVTGVVTGKPVDIGGSLGRKEATGRGVMVTAIEAMKYQGIPVNGARVAVQGFGNAGSISALLLHDAGAKIIAVSDSKGGILNTRGLDPHSVLEHKMKTGSVIGYENSGTITNAELLELECDVLIPAALENQITERNAPRIKAKIIAEAANGPTTPSADKILHERGIFCVPDILANAGGVTVSYFEWVQDLQALFWSENDINEKLRTIMVNSFDAVLRTAEKHKVDMRTAALILAVGRVASAMKIRGLWP
- the nuoE gene encoding NADH-quinone oxidoreductase subunit NuoE — encoded protein: MSSHITATARLMRTPQRSKERCFKKLLVRYRGKQGALIPLLQKTQELFGYLPEKALRRIAQQLGLSPAQVYGVATFYGQFRLTPVGRNLITVCHGTACHVAGAERISEAIERALKIQPGGTTPDRRFTLCSVACLGCCSLSPVMMINKTVYGKLTPAGTPAILKKYR
- a CDS encoding NADH-quinone oxidoreductase subunit NuoF, encoding MKKNPAKKFRVTIGLSSCGVAAGGETVLETFKEEIRRRKIPAVIGTTGCLGMCHREVLVEIASPDGRFSLYGEVTPERVPRIVSEHLVNGAPVAKWLVADNVPALDSLTYFAKQKKIVLANCGFIDPEDIADYVGRGGYNALRAVLTRYSPRAVIESISASGLRGRGGAGFPTGTKWKTTSEAPGAEKYIICNADEGDPGAFMDRSVLEGDPHAVLEGMAIAGYAIGATRGVIYVRAEYPLAVKRLSLALAQAAKSGFLGGNIFGMGFDFSISLMEGAGAFVCGEETALIKSLEGERGMPRLRPPFPSTRGLWGEPTCINNVETLANVPWIIRNGADVYAAIGTGGSKGTKVFALAGKIARGGLVEVPMGTTIREIVEEIGGGSATGLPIKAVQIGGPSGGCLPASLFDTPIDYESLKESGAIMGSGGMIVLDSSSCMVDLARYFLAFTQNESCGKCTFCRIGTKRMLEILDRITKGLGRTEDLDLLEELAEKVKVASLCGLGQTAPNPVLTTLRFFREEYMAHICEKRCPAGKCRALISYRVDELRCTGCGACARVCPAGAAAGERKKAHRIDGEKCTRCGLCVEACKFGAIVVE